In Microbulbifer sp. THAF38, the sequence CTCTGATGGAGCCCCAGGAGATATCTCTGTACCGAATAGCTTGTTACTTAGTGAAGAAGCCCCTCGGAATAATTGTCCTATACGAGTATTACCAAATATCTGGGATACGAAGTCTTTTATTTGTGTAAAAGCTTTGTGTGCACCCTCTGTAAGTACATCCCAAAAACTACCTAGAGTATTATCGCGAATATTTATAAGCCAATTTCCAAATTGACTAACCAAAGAGACAACTTTGTCCCAGTGCACCCAAAGTAAACCTACAGCAGTAATAATGCCTGCAACGATAAGGCCGGGAAGTGATAACAAGCTAATAAAGGGAAGTAGTACTACGGTCATGATTCCGGTTAATACCGCGCCAATAGATTTAGCAGCACTTCCGAATTCACTAAACTTGGAGATAAGAGTACCAATCCCTTTAAATATTTCTATAAAGCCAAGAACAAAATCTTTGATAAATTCTTTAGCTTCAGGTTTTTGTAACCATGCACTGAAAGTTTCGAACACTCCCATGAGTGTTGGCATTAATTCAGTGGCAATAGTATTTTTAAATCCTGTAAGGGTGGTGGTCAACTTTAGCCAACTGGCGTTAAAAGCAGAAGATTGCTTAAGTTGGTCTTTGTCCAACACATTGCCAGTTGCATCGGCTTCATTATAGAGCTTGTCAAGATTATCACTTCCACCATTGAGCATGTTAACCATGCCAACAGCATCGGCACCAAAGATTTTATCCGCTATCGCTACCCTATTTCCTTTATTTTCTATGGAACTCATCGCATCCGCTATGGCCTTCAGCTGTTCTTCGGGACTCATCTGAGCCAAAGCCTGTGCCTCTAGTCCAAGTGCAGTTAAGGCCTTGGATGTTTCTTCCGCTTTTTTTGATATTTTATCTCCATTATTAAGACCAGCAAGGTTCGATATGGACTCCACCATGTTTTGGGCCCCCATATCAAATATCTCAGGAGACACACCAGAGCGCTCGGCAGCAAACCTATTTCGCTGCAACCCTTCGAAGGAAAAACCCAGCTTTTCTGCAGTATCTTTCGTTTGAGTACCAGAATCTGCTGTATCTTTAACAAACTGGAATAAAGAGATCGCGGATTGTATTCCTGGCACTGCCGCCAGAGCTTCCATTGAACCCTTAGGTTTTAACGATTTATTTTTTATAAATTTACCAAATGAACTTAATTTATCTAAGGCTTTAGAGCGCTTTTCTAAATGTTTCAGTTTTTTGTCAACATTATCAATGCTAATTCCATACTTGTCGGCTGCTGCAGCCGCATCCTCTAGTTTTTTACTATGGATGTCTATCTCTCTTTTTGCCCTTCGTGCATTGACTCTATTTTTCTTATGGCTTTCTGATAATTTAGCAAGACTATCTCTCTGCTTCTGCAGTCCTTTGGCAGCGGCCATGGCTTCATCAACATTTTTGATAGATTTACTAAAACGTTGCAACATTGTTTGGCTCTGAGTGATTGCACTCTTAAAACCAGATGTTAGGGTGCCATCAAGGCTCATCAATATGGAAAATTTACTCATGGAGTGGAAACCAAAATGGGAAGATTAAAGAGGATGCCTCGGCGCAGCTTGATCTTTGGGAAGATTATTCACCCAAACATTCAGCTCCTCACAACTCAGATCTGAAAGCTCTGTGAGACTCCAGCCAGTCCAGCTGGCCAGAGTGATTACTAGTCTTCGGATAGCCGAGGCACTTAGGATAAAAAACCTTCGTAGGTCTCATCTAGCTTTTTAAAATCTGCAGCATCCATATCTTCAATAACTGCTGGCGAGACCTCACAAAGGTTAGCGTAAGTTTCGGTCGCTAATTCACCATCGCCAACTGGTTGACGTTTGCGTTCCGCTTCTTTTTGTTTACGCTCAATAGCCAGTAGATCACGCACTTTAGGGCGTCTCATTTGAAGTTCAGTGTATGTAATGCCCTGATATTCAACAGGAAACTCTAGCTTAATAATGTTATCAGACATATTTTCCTCACAAAAAACCCGCAAGCTTGAAGCGCCTGCGGGCGAAAAAATAAATTTATAGAAAGAGATTAAATAAAACTTTGTGTTTAGTATTATCGGCCAATAGCAGCACGGAGTTCAGCAGTTTGGTCTACACCATCTACAACGCGCTTACCATTCAATACATCAATCTCAATAACTTGATGACCATCAATACTCACAGAATAATAACGTAACTCCGCACTGTATTTTTGCTTATTCATCTCACCTGGCTTGTGTGTACCCGCTTCATAAGTACGAACCAACCCACGCATCTTGATAATTACCGGTACCACCGAGCCATCTGCTTCACTTTGAGCTGCCGCACGAAGGGTTAAGGGCGTACCAGCCTGGCCTCCTTGCCCCCATTGGGCAAGCGTTTCCGCGTGATAACCTGCGAGAGTCCAGCTGGCTTCCAGCTTTTCAACTCTACCCATATCAATACCAATAGCTGCACCTAAACCACCACCGTTGTAATCTTCAGTAACAACTTTAAGACTTGGGGCTTCAAACTCCTCTACCAGCCCAGCATAACCTTTGCCATCGGCAAAGAGTTCCATATCTTTAAAAATATAACCTTGCATTTTAAACTCCGCTTAGTCGAATAATTAAATTAAGCTACCAGATCGGTAAGGTAGCGATTAGTACTAGCAACCTGGAAGCGGATACTCTCTGCAATACCAACTGGAGTGTATTCTACATTGAAGTAGACACGTCCAGCGGCCAGTTCACTTGCATTATTAAGTTCTGGATCTGGACTACACTTACCTCCATGAATAGCACCCAGTAAGGTCAAGCGACGCAGAAAATTATTAACACTCTCAGCCACATCTTCAAAGAAAGTTCGATTCAGATTACGATCTACAGCCCAAGAAACACCTTCTTGAATACTATCATCAATCGCATCTGCAATACGCACATGAGTTTCAAAGGCCCATTTAGGATCTGCAGAACAAGTGCGATTACCCCATAGACGAAATCCGCCCTGACGAATGACAGTTGTGATTTCGTGTTGGTTCAACAGGTTTGCACGGCTATTAGGGTCACCCTGAATAAAATCTACTGGACGGCTACTACCCACAATTCCAGCAATCTCCTGGTTAGAGATGGATGCCCAGAAACCTTCTTCGCTATCACGTTTCGCACGGATACCCGCAGCGACTGCTGAAAGTGGCACTCGCTTATTAGCACCACTCGCTTTATCAAACTTGAGCACAGATGGATCAAATACCTGCAAGCGCTTGCTACCAAAATTTGTCCGGAATGCTTTAGCTGCCGCATCATCACTATCTGGAGCATCAATATAAGCTACCCCTTTAACCCGATTTGCCACTACATTCATTTCAGTGGCAACTGCAGGATCTGATGAAAAACCTGGGGCAATCAGAATTCTAGGACGCTCTCCCACCGCGCTCTCTGCACCACGCAAAGCATGTAAACCGGTATACTGGCCAGTACTTTCACCACCGATGATATTAGTACGAGTGGAAGAGGAGTCAGGTCCTTCAGCAACTCTTACAACCACAACCAGAGCTCCAGCCTGATCTAGAATAGCATCTAGGGCGTCAGGCAAACTTCCCTTACTAGTACCCAGAGTATCAAGTGCTGAGGCTTGTAATTCAGAACCAGCAACTAATACAGGCTTATTAAGGGGAAAAGGCTCATCTGCCCCGCCAGACATAGTGACGGCAGGCTGCGGAGAAAGAACACCGCTACCATCACTTGCACCATTCGCTACACTAAATAGCGCAGTGGCTTCTGCATTTTTTTCTAATGCTGTACGTACATTATCTGCTGTGCTAATAAGTTTACTATTCGCATCTGTCGCTAGTGATACCCGTACCGCTTTCCCCTTAACACTAATAGACAAAACAGAATCAGCGGAATTTGGATTAAAAAATTCGATGCTGACAGCGTTACCAGCAATTCCTGGAGTTGTAGCTTTAAATACCAGCTCTGTATTAGCATCGGTCGTACCAATAGTCAGAGAGGCACTGGTCGCTGATGCAGCATTTGGGGCTGTACCCACAATGCCGATACAGCCGAGTTTGACTAGATTAATATCGCGTGCTCCGGCGTCACTATGGGTTACCCCTACGCCGTGTAAAATATTGGTGCTCATATGGTGGCTCCTGGTTTAGTGGTCGGTTAGAAGTGGCATTAACTTGTTGCTAGTGCCGAAAGTTCATCAATGGTTTGCTGTGCTTGGGCCTCATAGTCAGAACCCTTGGCAAGATCCAAAATTTGAGCCTTACCATGTAGGCGCAGATTACGGATTTGGTCGAGTGCCTTTAACCAGGCATCGTGATGATTTTTGATTTCCGCTACCGCTTCAGTAGCAGTTTGATTGAACGTTTCCATTTGAACCTGCACTGCTAAGGGTACGGATTCGGGAAATCCATCAGCTTCGTAGGCCAGTGCAACTTCGTAGGCACGCCTACGCTCTTCTTGTATAAATTCCCCAACACCCAACAGCTTTGCACGTATTTGACCAGCAAAGTGATCGATACTAATTAATGCATCGATGCGACGTTGTTCATCACTACGGTTATCAACCTGTAATAAAGCCCATTGATTAGCATGGTCAGTAATTACTTGTTGAAAAGCATCAAGGGTTAAAATTGGATCGTTAGGCCGATTAGGATCCTGCCACTCAATTTCCCCTTCTACACCATCAAACTGCACAGCATGTATAGCGTCTAGCATGGTGTAATCAGCCAAATCCATTTCCAAAGTGTTTCCGTCCACCGTCACTAAGCCCTCAGTGGCCATAATCGT encodes:
- a CDS encoding phage tail assembly protein gives rise to the protein MSDNIIKLEFPVEYQGITYTELQMRRPKVRDLLAIERKQKEAERKRQPVGDGELATETYANLCEVSPAVIEDMDAADFKKLDETYEGFLS
- a CDS encoding phage major tail tube protein, yielding MQGYIFKDMELFADGKGYAGLVEEFEAPSLKVVTEDYNGGGLGAAIGIDMGRVEKLEASWTLAGYHAETLAQWGQGGQAGTPLTLRAAAQSEADGSVVPVIIKMRGLVRTYEAGTHKPGEMNKQKYSAELRYYSVSIDGHQVIEIDVLNGKRVVDGVDQTAELRAAIGR
- a CDS encoding phage tail sheath subtilisin-like domain-containing protein, producing the protein MSTNILHGVGVTHSDAGARDINLVKLGCIGIVGTAPNAASATSASLTIGTTDANTELVFKATTPGIAGNAVSIEFFNPNSADSVLSISVKGKAVRVSLATDANSKLISTADNVRTALEKNAEATALFSVANGASDGSGVLSPQPAVTMSGGADEPFPLNKPVLVAGSELQASALDTLGTSKGSLPDALDAILDQAGALVVVVRVAEGPDSSSTRTNIIGGESTGQYTGLHALRGAESAVGERPRILIAPGFSSDPAVATEMNVVANRVKGVAYIDAPDSDDAAAKAFRTNFGSKRLQVFDPSVLKFDKASGANKRVPLSAVAAGIRAKRDSEEGFWASISNQEIAGIVGSSRPVDFIQGDPNSRANLLNQHEITTVIRQGGFRLWGNRTCSADPKWAFETHVRIADAIDDSIQEGVSWAVDRNLNRTFFEDVAESVNNFLRRLTLLGAIHGGKCSPDPELNNASELAAGRVYFNVEYTPVGIAESIRFQVASTNRYLTDLVA